CGTGGCACAGCTTCAGCAGCGTCTGCACGCTGGGCAGCATCCCGCCGCGCTCCAAGCGCCCGTAGACCTCGGTGGCCACATCGATACGCTCAGCCACGTCCGCCTGGGTGAGCTCCAGGCGGGTGCGAGCAACGCGCGCGGCAGCTCCGATTGTGGTTGCGAGTTTCTTGTCCATGCCTTACCGACCCGGAACGTTTGGCCGCTGGCATAGGACGTATGGGGGCAGACAGACAGAACTTGCCGGGTCAGTCTCCAATTGTTCACCCATAGGGTTGCTGTGCACGCGGTGGACTTCGCGAGTCCATCCACGACGCGCGGCCGATGCCTTTTCTCGACGGAAAACGTCGAGTGAGAGGCCTCCGCATGCCTTCCGGACCCATGCAGTCACCTGGGTGGCAGGAGAACCTGACACGTTGTGCGGCGACTTTCCTACGGTTCCGTCGAGTCCTGCACGCCGTCCCGCCCTCTAGGGTTGGTTCATGTTTTCAACGTGCGCAGAAGCGGTTCACCACGCTTCATATCTATCTGGAAATACAGGACTTGATGAATCGCAGGAGACCTCACCGGGTGTGCGAACCCCCGGCAGGACTGACACCGGGGGTATTTCCAGACTCAGGTGAACGAGCGTGGTGACGATGCGGCGGATACGCTGAGGGCCGATGGCGGTCGGCCGGAATTTGCTGGTGAAGCTGTGCGTGGCGATGGGCGTGGTGGCGCTGCCGCTGCTCGTCGTCATCCTGGGGGTCGTCTTGCCGCAGCTGCGGGAGCAGCTTCGCGCGGACCGCATCCTGGGACTGAAGCAGGCGGTGGAGACGGCCTACGGCGTGTTGGAGGTCTACGAGGCCCGTGAGCGGTCGGGCGCGCTGACGCGACAGGAGGCCCAGGCGCAGGCCGCGGCACTGCTGGAGCAGCTGCGCTACTCACAGGTGGAGTACTTCTGGGTCAACGACCTGGACACGCGGCTCGTCATGCATCCGTACCTGCCGGACATGCTGGGCAAGGACTTGAAGGGCTACCGCGACGTGCGCGGCAAGCCGGTGTTCGTGGACATCGTCACGCTGGCGCGGGCCCAGGGCCAGGGCGCGGTGTCCTACGAAGCCACGCGGCCGGGCTCGCCGGAGGCCATTCCGAAGGAGAGCTACGTGAAGCTCTTCGCGCCCTGGGGTTGGGTGCTGGGCACGGGCGTGTACGTGGAGGACATCGAGCGCGAGGTGGCGGCGGTGCGCCAGCGCATCCTCCTGGCGGTGGGCGGCGCGCTGGCGCTCGCGCTGATGGCCGGCGCATCTCTGTCGCGCCGGGTGGTGCGGCCGGTGCGGGAGCTGGCGCAGGCGGCGCACCGGGTGGCGCGCGGTGATTTGGAGACCCGGGTGGAGGTGCGCTCCTCGGACGAGGTGGGCCAGTTGGCGGCGGCCTTCAACACCATGGTGACGGGGCTGCGCGAGGTGGTGGCGGCGCTGGTGGATGCGGCGGGCGCCACGGCGGCGGACGCGGAGCGCATCCGAGCCTCCGCGGAGGCGTTGTCCGTGACGACGCGGGAGCAGTCGGACTCACTCCAGCGCGCCGCGCAGACGGTGCAGGGCATGAGCGCGCGGGTGTCGCAGGGAGCGGAGGCGGCGCGCACGGCGGCGAAGACAGCGGCGGACAACGGTCAGGTGGCGCGCGAAGGTGGCGCGGCGGTGGGACAGGCGCTGCGGAAGATGGCGGAAATCGTGGAGGTGGTGGAGGGCTCGGCGCGGACGGTGGAGCGGTTGCAGGCCTCTGGCCGGGTGACGGCGGAGATGTTGCGGCTCATCCAGCAGGTGGCGGAGGAGACGCAGTTGTTGGCGGTGAACACCGCGATTGAAGCGGCGCGCGCGGGCCAGCACGGCAAGGGCTTCGCGGTGGTGGCCGGCGAGGTGCGCAAGCTGGCGAACCGGACGCGGGATGCGGCGGGGCAGGTGCAGACGCTGCTGAGCCGGAGCGAGGCGGACACGCGGGCGGCGGCGGACCTGATGCGCCAGGGCACCACGGCGGCGCAAGAAGGGCTGGGCTTGTCCACGACGGCGGGAGACGCGCTGTCGCGGTTGCTCGCCGGCGTGAATGAGATTGGCGGCAAGGTGGAGCGGATGGCGGACGAGAACACGCGCCAGTCCGCGTCGGGGGAGAGCATCGCCGGGAGCATCCAGGCGCTCTCGGTGCGCTCGACGGAGTCGGTGGCTGGCGTGCAGCAGATTGCCCGCTCCGTGGAAGACCTCCGGGCGCGGGCGTCCAAGCTGAAGGACCTGGCCGGACGCTTCACGGCGCGGGGGTGAATTGGCCGCGGCCCACATGGCCCCCAACCTCCCAGAACTGGGCCACGAACGGTGCCAGTTCTTCGCCAGCATCTGGTTCGCCGCGCGCGCTGGCACCCAATTGAAGTTCAAGGTCCTCTCATTCTGCGTGTTGCTGTCGGGATGTATCCCCCGCTCCGCGACGCTTCCACGCGCCGCACCAGAAGAAGCCGCGTGGTTCAAGTTCCCGAACGCGCTTCCTCCTGATGGCCGACAACGAATGCGCAGCCGCCAGGGACACGGGCCTGGGGAGGACTTGTGGGCAACTCAGGGCGCGCCGTGCGCGGCACCGAGCGCGCGCCGGTCGACCTTGCCCGCGGAGGTCCTCGGCAGGGCATCCACGAAACGAATCGACTTCGGCGCCTTGTAGCGAGCAAGCCGTCCGTCGCAGAAGCGCAGCAGGGCCTCCGCCGAAGGCGCGGTGCCCGGCCGTGCGACGACGAGCGCGCGCGGCGTCTCCCCCCACTTGGGGTCCGCCACGCCGATGACGGCGACCTCGGCCACATCGGAATGCCCCGCGAGGACGCTCTCCACTTCCGACGGGTAGATGTTCTCTCCGCCGGAGATGATGAGGTCCTTGCTGCGGCCCACGATGCGGAAGCATCCCTCCGCGTCCCGCGTGGCCAGGTCACCGGTGTGCAGCCAGCCGTCCGCGAAGGTGCGGGCGGTGTCCTCCGGACGGCGCCAGTAGCCCGCGCACAGGTGAGGGCCTCGCAAGAGCAGCTCGCCCACGTCGCCCGGCTGCGTCTCACCGTCGATGCGAGCCTCGACGTGGAACAGGGGCACGCCCACCGCCCCCGGCTTGCGGCGCACGTCTTCTGGCGGAAGCCAGAAGTTGTTGGGGCCCGCTTCCGTGAGGCCATACCCCGTCTTGAAGTCCACGCCCCGAGCGAAGAAGCGCTCGAAGACGGGGGCCGGGCAGGGCGCGCCACCGCTGATGACCAGCTTGAGGCGTGACAGGTCCACGGCATCGAAGCGCGGGTGGCGCTGCATCTCGATGAACATGGTGGGCACGCCGAAGAAGAGACTCACCACGCCCCGCTGCACGAGGTCGAACACGCCCGCCACATCGAAGCTCCGGCACACCACCGATGCGCCGCCAATGTAGGCCAGCGGCGCGGTGAAGACGCTGAGTCCTCCGGCATGGAACAACGGCGCGTTGAGGATCGCCACGTCATCGGCGGTCAGGCCCCAGCCCATCACCGTGTTCACCGCGTTGGCGGTGATGGAGCGGTGCGTGAGCACAGCGGCCTTCGGCAGACCGGTGCTTCCGCCCGTGTAGCAGAGCACCCATGGAGCATCCTCCTCCAGCTCCAGCGGAGGAAGGGCCACGTCCGTCTGCGTGTCGCGCTCGGAGAAGGCCCGCTCGCTCGGCCCTGGAGCCGCGAGACTGAGCCAGTGGCGCACGAAGGACGCGCCAGACCGCACGGCCTCCACCTGGGCTTGGAACTCCGGCCCGAAGGCGAACACGGCTGGCTCGGCATCCGCGAGCAGTCCACCCAGCTCCGTGGCACTCAGCCGCCAGTTGAGGGGCTGAAGGACGGCGCCCAGCTTCGCGCACGCGAAGAAGAGGTCGAGGAACTCGACGCAGTTGTAGGCGAGCACCGCCACACGGTCCCCTCGCCCCACGCCCAGCGCATGGTGGAGGAAAGCGGCGGTACGCGAAGCCGAATCGTTCCATTCACGAAAGGAGATGCGTCGCTCGCCATGGTCGGCGTCGATGAGGGCGGTACGCTCAGGGGCCAGCGCGGCACGCCGGGCCAGCCAGTCATGGACGATGGGCATGGTATCCACGCTAGCTGAACCCGGCGGCATCGTCCGCTCCCTGCCCGGCAAGCCCTGGCGCCGATACATCGTCGTGTTCCTGTCCAACCTGGGCGACCGCTACTACGACGCGAAAGTGGCCGACGCGGCTGACTTCGCGAAGGACGAAGACGGCTTCCCTTACGTCAGCACGTCCATCAGCGACACGCAGCGAATCCCTGCGCTGGGCCGCCGAATCGACGCGATGATGCGGGAGCGCCAGCGCGCACGCCCCCAGGTTCCTCTCGCGGAGGACGCCGCTCCCCAACAGGCGCCTCGGCCCGCTCGATAGAATGGGGCTTTCGGACGTGCCGTCGCGTGCTTGAAAGTACGTGCCGGGACACACACAGCACGGCCTGAATGTCCGTCATCCCAGGCACACAGAAAGTCGTCACGAACATGCTCGCGCACCACACAACCCAACTCGTTGCATTGAGCCCTGCGCCGTCGACTCTCGCCGAGGGCGCCACGCCACCGTGGCCGCCTCCACCGCTGCGCGTTCAGCCGAAGCCGCCCGCGCATTATCAAGGGACCATGAACACCCTCGTCATCGGCATCGGCCTTCCGTTACTGGGCGCCTACGCCCTCTACGAAAACGAGCGCGCCGTGGCCATGGTGGGCTTCATCGGTGGACTGGTGGCGTGGATCTTCGCCGCGCTCCGGTTCAGCCAGGAGAGCAAAGCCCGCCAGCACAACCAGGCCGAACACTTTGAGCACGTGAGCCGCGCCATCCTGACGTGGGCGCGCATCACGGATTCGGCCATCGTGGAGCAGGTGCGGGACAGCGACGGCCGTGGCACCCACTACCTGCTCGACCTCCACGTCACCCCGTGGCACCCGTCCCACCCGGCGCCGCGAAAGGTGCCCCTCCGGTTGAAAGTCCCGGTGGCGCACGGCCCCCATGTGGTTCCGGGCGCGTACCTCGGCGTGCTCTCCGACCCGGAGGCGGCATGGGTCGTCCCGCAGAGCCTCCTCACCCTGCAAGGCGCGCAGCTCCCCCTCTGAAGCACGCCCTCATGGCACCAACACCAGCTTCCCCACCGTGCCGCCGGACTCCAGTGCCCGGTGCGCATCCGCCACCGCGTCCAACGGAAACGACTTCACCGGTGGCGGCACCAGCTTCCCCTCCTCCAACCAGCCCAAGAGCCGCGCCATGGACTCCTCCAGCACGGCGCGCTGCTCGAACAGGTACGACAGGTTGAACGCCAGCACGCTGGTGTTGTCGTTCGTCAGCGAGAGCGGATCGAACCGGGGCGTGCGCAGCCAATCCCAGGCCAGCTTCGCGTAGTTCGGCCGCCCACCGGTGCGCGGCAGCATGGAGTGGAAGCCGTAGATGACGAGCTTCCCCGGCGACGCCAGGTGCTTGTAGCTGTCGCGCAGCGTGGACGGCCCGTTCGCATCCAGCACCACGTCATACCCACGGGGCGCCGCCTTCTTGGCCGCGCTCCACAAGTCCTCCCGGCTCTTGTCGATGACGACCTCCGCCCCCTGCGCGCGAGCCGTCTCCACCTTGTGCGTCCCACCCACCACGCCCACCATCCGGCACCCGGCGATGCGGCCCAACTGGAGCAACGCCCCACCCACGCCGCCCGCCGCGGAATGCACCAGCACGTTGGCCCCCGGACGCGGATGCGCCAGCTCAAAGAGCGCGTAGTACGCGGTGAGGAACACCGTGGGGAACCCCGCGGCCTGCTCCATGCTCAGCCGCGCGGGCAATGTGAACACCTGGTGACGAGGCACCGTCACGTGGGTGGCGTACCCACCAAAGCGCGTCACGCCGAACACTCGCGCGCCGGGGGCCAGGTCCTCCACCCCTTCGCCCACGGCCTCCACGCGGCCGGCGAACTCAAAGCCCGGGGTGATGGGCCACCCCACGTACTCCTTCGCGGAGGCGTACAGCCCCATGCGGATGACACAGTCCGCATAGTTCACCCCGATGGCTTCGGTGGCCACCCGGACCTCTCCGATTCCAGGTGAAACCTGATTCACCTCTTCAAGGTGGAGCTGTTCGTACCCACCGGCTTTGCGGATGACGACCTTGCGTGCGCGCATACCCCGTTGAGTACCACGCGACGCAGCGCGACAACGTCAGTGCACGTCCAATCGACGGAAGACGCTCGCGTGAGATGTCTCTAGACTCTGTATCGCGCTCGAGGACAGGTCCTGTTCCGGACGCGTCTTCCAAAAACAAACAGAGGAGTATGCCCATGCGATTGAGGCCTTCGCTGTATCTCGCGAGCACGCTGCTGCTTGGCATCACCACCGGCTGCGGCGAGGACATCGCGTCCCACGAAGAGGCGCTCGGTGAGGTGGAAGCCGCGGCGGTCTCCACCGCCGGCGCCACCACGCACTTCCGGAACTGGCTGTCGTCCAACGGCTACAACAGCTACGACTTCGTTCGCACGGACCTCACGGGCGGCAGCTACGGCGGCAAGGCCAGTGCCTCCGACACCGTGACGAAGCAGCCCGTCATCTTCATCCACGGCAACTCGGACAAGGCGGTGGGCTCGGTCTTCGGCCAGACGGGCTGGACGAACTCCCTCGAGTACTTCCACTCGCGGGGTTACAAGACGAGCGAGCTGTACGCGACGACGTGGGGCCCGGCCAACGCGCTCCAGTCGGCGAACCAGTACCACTCGAAGCAGCACGTGATGAAGGTGCGCAAGTTCATCGAAGCGGTGAAGGCGTACACCGGGGCCTCGAAGGTGGACATCATCGCCCACTCCATGGGCGTGACGCTGGCGCGCAAGGCCATCCTCGGCGGCACGGCCCACGACGCGGCGGACGGCGGCACATACAACGTGGGCGCGCCGCTCACGTCCTCGGTGGACACCTTCGTCGGCATCGCCGGCGCCAACCTGGGCCTGACGTCCTGTTACATGTCCGGCCCGTCGACGCCCACCTGCGGCTCCACCAACGGCCTGTACCCGGGCTACCTCTTCTGGGGCAGCGTCACCGGCCGCTCGACGTACCTCAATGACTTGCGCTCGACGAGCGGTTACGAGGGCGCCTTCCGCTACACCATCTACTCCACGGCGGACGAAATCATCGGCTACGACGGCATCGTCTACGGTGAGTACACGTCGCGCATCCCCGGGCAGACGGGTGAGAAGCGCTACACCGGCTACCCCTACGGCCACTTCAACTCGAAGGACCTGACGGCCGAGGTTCAGTACGACATGGTGGTCAACCACACCATCCCGTAGTCATCCGCCCCCGGCGCCTCCACCCTCGCGAAAGGGTGGAGGTGGACCGGCTCAACACCCCATTACGGCTGGGGCAGCACGCCCGGCGTCGGCTCGCCTTCCTGGCCCGGCGTGGGCGGAGGCAGGCGCTCCGGCGTGAGCGGCTCGGACGCCGGCGCGGGCGGAGACTCCGGCCGCGGCGCCTCCTCCTTCGCGGGAGCGGACGGCACCTCGATGCGCCCCGCCGCCGCGTCGCGGACGAAGGCGAAGGCCGCCTCGTTGAAGCGCTCCGCACAGTCGAGCTGCACGGTGTGCCCACAGCCCTCCAGCGCCACCAGCTTCGCGCCGGGGATGTGGGACGCGCCGTACTCCATGATGCCGCGCGCCTCGCCGCCGTGGAGGAAGGGGCTGGGGATGAGCCGGTCATCCGTGCCGTAGATGATGACGGTGGGCACGGTGACGCGGTGCAGGTTGTCGCGCACGAAGTCGTTGTGGGACAGGCCTCGCACCGTGCGCACGTTGGCGTAGGCGTAGGCGTCGAACTCGGGCGACTTCGCCAGCCGCACGCGCTCCTCAATCAGCCACTCCAGCTCCGGCCGCCAGTGCATGAAGTTGGCCTGGCGCACGCTGCCCCAGATGCTGGCCTCCGGCGCGGACTTGATGAACTCGGAGCTCATCGCCCGCGCGAACCACTCCTTCTCCCGCCAGCTGAACTTCTCGAAGCCGGCGGGCGACGCCAGCACCAGCGCGCTCAGCGACTCCGGGTAGCGGATGGCGAAGGAGAGCGACGTCTGCCCGCCCATGGAGTGACCGGCGAGCACGGGCTTGTCCAGGCCCAGGCCGTCCACCAGCTCCAGCACCGCGTCCGCCATGGCCTCCATGGTGTACGGGAAGGTGCCGGGCTTGTCGGACTTGCCGTAGCCGGGCAGGTCCACCGCGATGACGCGGTAGCCCTGTTGCTGGAAGGCGTCCAGCTGCGCCCGCCAGAACTTCAGGTACGAACCCAGGCCGTGGATGAAGACGACGGCCTTCGCGTCCGGGCCGCTGCCGGGCATGTCGACGTAGGCCATCTGGGGCACCACGGCCATGCCGTACTGATTCGCGGTGCGCGGAAGCGGAATCCGTTTCACCGGCCAGGGCTGCTTCGAGCCCTCGGAGGTGTAGTCCAAATCCTGGAAGGAGAGCGCGGGCTGGTGCGCGTACGAGCGCACGCAACCGGCGGAGGAGAGCCCCGCCGCGAGGAGCAGGGCCGTGAATGCGCGGGAGGTGCTCATGGTCAGAACGCGTACCAGGTGAAGGTGGTGAAGACGGAGAAGGGATTGGTCCGGATGGTGGGCGAGCCGTCGTAGAAGCTGCCCCGGAACAGGTAGCCCGCGTGCAGGCCGGCCGTCATGAGGTAGCGGATGTGGTAGCGCAGCTCCGCGTTGACCTCGGTGCCGATGTACCGGCCGCGCTCGACCTCGGGCGTCCACCGCACGGGCGTCGCGTCGGAGGTGGCGGTGCCCACGCCCAGCTTGAGGTTCAGCTTGTTGGGCACCATGTCCCACGCCGCGGTGGCGATGGCGGCGCGCATGCCGTAGCCCTGGTTGGAGATGTCCGTCACCGCGCCCGTGTAGTTGTTCACCGTGCTGGTGAACGGGAACAGGATGAGCATCTTGTGGTTGAACCACACCGCGCCCGGCAGGCCGTACTGGTTGAGCGTGAAGGCACCGGTGTAACGGCTGTCAGAGAGGTCGTCGTCACCGGTGGTGTACATGCCCTCCAGCGTGAGCATGTCCGCGGGCCCGCGGCCCCACTGGTACATCAGCTCCAGGTTGGCGGAGAGGCCGGAGATGTTGAGCTCGGCTAGGGCGGAGCGCTCCGGGTCGTCGCTGACGTACTTGCCGCCGTTGTACATGACGAAGCCGGACGCGCCGAACCGGCCCGTGCGGAAGTCGATGTTGTGGTTGAAGTTGGCGCCCGCCCAGAAGACGTTGCCCGTGGGCCGCGCGATGTCGAAGCGCGCCGTGCCCGTGAAGGTGTTGAGCCCCGTGGAGGACGGACCGCTCTTCACCAGGCCTTCGAAGGCGTAGGCGTCACCCTTCGTCTGGTCGTTGAGGAACCACAGCGACAGGCCCACGTTGGTGTTGGGCCGCACCGGGTAGACGTAGTCACCGGTGATGAGCCAGATGTACTTCAGGCGCGGGTCGTTGCGCGTGCCCTTGTCCGCCTGCGCGGTGCCCAGCGGCATCAGGCTCAGCTTGGCCAGACCCTTGTAGCCACTGAAGAGGGAGATGCCCGTGGCATCGCTGCCCAGGAAGCTCATCTTGTAGCCGGTGCGGGTGATGTCCGACAGCGGCGTGCGCGTGGGGTCGTAGACGTTGTCGTAGACGGGCTGCGTGCCCACCAGCAACGTCAGCTCACGCGGCTTGCGCGTGGGATACAGCGCGACGTTGACGTTCTTCGTCTGGATGTTGACCTGGTCGGCGTTGAAGCCGCCGCCCTCGTTCTGCTGGAGCGCGTTGGCCGACCGGCCCCACATGTAGTCGATTTCGAA
This genomic window from Myxococcus virescens contains:
- a CDS encoding methyl-accepting chemotaxis protein, with protein sequence MAVGRNLLVKLCVAMGVVALPLLVVILGVVLPQLREQLRADRILGLKQAVETAYGVLEVYEARERSGALTRQEAQAQAAALLEQLRYSQVEYFWVNDLDTRLVMHPYLPDMLGKDLKGYRDVRGKPVFVDIVTLARAQGQGAVSYEATRPGSPEAIPKESYVKLFAPWGWVLGTGVYVEDIEREVAAVRQRILLAVGGALALALMAGASLSRRVVRPVRELAQAAHRVARGDLETRVEVRSSDEVGQLAAAFNTMVTGLREVVAALVDAAGATAADAERIRASAEALSVTTREQSDSLQRAAQTVQGMSARVSQGAEAARTAAKTAADNGQVAREGGAAVGQALRKMAEIVEVVEGSARTVERLQASGRVTAEMLRLIQQVAEETQLLAVNTAIEAARAGQHGKGFAVVAGEVRKLANRTRDAAGQVQTLLSRSEADTRAAADLMRQGTTAAQEGLGLSTTAGDALSRLLAGVNEIGGKVERMADENTRQSASGESIAGSIQALSVRSTESVAGVQQIARSVEDLRARASKLKDLAGRFTARG
- a CDS encoding alpha/beta fold hydrolase, which produces MSTSRAFTALLLAAGLSSAGCVRSYAHQPALSFQDLDYTSEGSKQPWPVKRIPLPRTANQYGMAVVPQMAYVDMPGSGPDAKAVVFIHGLGSYLKFWRAQLDAFQQQGYRVIAVDLPGYGKSDKPGTFPYTMEAMADAVLELVDGLGLDKPVLAGHSMGGQTSLSFAIRYPESLSALVLASPAGFEKFSWREKEWFARAMSSEFIKSAPEASIWGSVRQANFMHWRPELEWLIEERVRLAKSPEFDAYAYANVRTVRGLSHNDFVRDNLHRVTVPTVIIYGTDDRLIPSPFLHGGEARGIMEYGASHIPGAKLVALEGCGHTVQLDCAERFNEAAFAFVRDAAAGRIEVPSAPAKEEAPRPESPPAPASEPLTPERLPPPTPGQEGEPTPGVLPQP
- a CDS encoding synaptic vesicle VAT-1 family membrane protein; the encoded protein is MRARKVVIRKAGGYEQLHLEEVNQVSPGIGEVRVATEAIGVNYADCVIRMGLYASAKEYVGWPITPGFEFAGRVEAVGEGVEDLAPGARVFGVTRFGGYATHVTVPRHQVFTLPARLSMEQAAGFPTVFLTAYYALFELAHPRPGANVLVHSAAGGVGGALLQLGRIAGCRMVGVVGGTHKVETARAQGAEVVIDKSREDLWSAAKKAAPRGYDVVLDANGPSTLRDSYKHLASPGKLVIYGFHSMLPRTGGRPNYAKLAWDWLRTPRFDPLSLTNDNTSVLAFNLSYLFEQRAVLEESMARLLGWLEEGKLVPPPVKSFPLDAVADAHRALESGGTVGKLVLVP
- a CDS encoding acyl-CoA synthetase — protein: MPIVHDWLARRAALAPERTALIDADHGERRISFREWNDSASRTAAFLHHALGVGRGDRVAVLAYNCVEFLDLFFACAKLGAVLQPLNWRLSATELGGLLADAEPAVFAFGPEFQAQVEAVRSGASFVRHWLSLAAPGPSERAFSERDTQTDVALPPLELEEDAPWVLCYTGGSTGLPKAAVLTHRSITANAVNTVMGWGLTADDVAILNAPLFHAGGLSVFTAPLAYIGGASVVCRSFDVAGVFDLVQRGVVSLFFGVPTMFIEMQRHPRFDAVDLSRLKLVISGGAPCPAPVFERFFARGVDFKTGYGLTEAGPNNFWLPPEDVRRKPGAVGVPLFHVEARIDGETQPGDVGELLLRGPHLCAGYWRRPEDTARTFADGWLHTGDLATRDAEGCFRIVGRSKDLIISGGENIYPSEVESVLAGHSDVAEVAVIGVADPKWGETPRALVVARPGTAPSAEALLRFCDGRLARYKAPKSIRFVDALPRTSAGKVDRRALGAAHGAP
- a CDS encoding lipase family protein, which gives rise to MRLRPSLYLASTLLLGITTGCGEDIASHEEALGEVEAAAVSTAGATTHFRNWLSSNGYNSYDFVRTDLTGGSYGGKASASDTVTKQPVIFIHGNSDKAVGSVFGQTGWTNSLEYFHSRGYKTSELYATTWGPANALQSANQYHSKQHVMKVRKFIEAVKAYTGASKVDIIAHSMGVTLARKAILGGTAHDAADGGTYNVGAPLTSSVDTFVGIAGANLGLTSCYMSGPSTPTCGSTNGLYPGYLFWGSVTGRSTYLNDLRSTSGYEGAFRYTIYSTADEIIGYDGIVYGEYTSRIPGQTGEKRYTGYPYGHFNSKDLTAEVQYDMVVNHTIP